One stretch of Dokdonia sp. Hel_I_53 DNA includes these proteins:
- a CDS encoding DUF2797 domain-containing protein — MQYQGVLRKMQTEHTDPINYYLIMGDDFIQMNQLIDKNVHIEFLKYECLACGENKKIYRQGYCYDDFFKVPQAADWIMKPELSKAHLDEEDRDLEYEKSVQLKPHIVYLANSSNVKVGVTRKSQVPTRWIDQGAHEAIEIVEVPNRYLAGITEVALKKHVADKTNWRKMLKNEIEDLNLKTYRDHLKQFIPEEAQKYFIIENDETHIHFPVLQYPEKLKTLNLDKTPAYEGLLKGIKGQYLLFDDNTVFNVRSWEGYVVRIEIL, encoded by the coding sequence ATGCAATATCAAGGCGTCCTTAGAAAAATGCAAACGGAGCATACAGATCCTATTAATTATTATTTGATAATGGGCGACGATTTTATTCAAATGAACCAGCTCATTGATAAAAATGTGCATATTGAGTTTTTAAAATACGAATGCCTCGCTTGTGGTGAGAATAAAAAAATTTACAGACAAGGATATTGTTATGATGATTTTTTTAAAGTTCCTCAGGCTGCAGATTGGATAATGAAGCCAGAGCTCTCAAAAGCTCATCTCGATGAAGAAGATCGCGATCTTGAGTATGAGAAAAGTGTACAGTTAAAACCACATATTGTTTACTTAGCAAATTCTAGCAATGTAAAGGTAGGGGTAACACGTAAATCTCAGGTCCCCACAAGGTGGATTGATCAAGGAGCGCATGAGGCAATAGAAATTGTTGAAGTACCAAATAGGTACTTAGCCGGTATCACAGAGGTAGCTCTAAAAAAACACGTTGCTGATAAAACAAACTGGCGCAAAATGCTCAAAAATGAAATAGAAGACCTCAATCTAAAAACTTATCGCGATCATCTTAAACAATTTATACCAGAGGAGGCTCAAAAATACTTTATAATTGAAAATGATGAGACGCATATACACTTTCCTGTATTGCAGTATCCAGAAAAATTGAAAACATTAAATCTAGATAAGACGCCCGCTTACGAAGGTTTGTTGAAAGGTATAAAAGGTCAATATTTACTATTTGATGATAATACTGTTTTTAATGTGCGAAGTTGGGAAGGATATGTAGTTAGAATCGAGATATTATAA
- the der gene encoding ribosome biogenesis GTPase Der produces the protein MSTIVAIVGRPNVGKSTFFNRLVQRREAIVDAVSGVTRDRHYGKTDWNGREFTVIDTGGYVLGSDDVFEAEIDKQVELAIDEADAIIFMVDVEHGITGMDEDVAKLLRRTQKPIFLAVNKVDNNKRAADAVEFYNLGLGDYFTIAATNGSGTGDLLDAVVEALPEKEEEPETDLPRFAVVGRPNAGKSSFINALIGEDRYIVTDIAGTTRDAMDTKYNRFGFEFNLVDTAGIRRKAKVKEDLEFYSVMRSVRAIEHADVVILIVDATRGFDGQVQNIFWLAERNRKGIVILVNKWDLVTKETNTMKEFEKHIRSQIEPFTDVPIVFISVLEKQRIFKAIETAVKVYESKTKRIKTSELNEFFLPLVEAFPPPAIKGKYVKIKYCMQLPTPQPQFALFCNLPQYLKEGYRRFLENKLRAAYDFSGVPISIYFRKK, from the coding sequence ATGAGTACCATAGTAGCTATTGTAGGACGACCTAATGTTGGGAAGTCTACATTTTTTAATCGATTAGTACAACGTCGCGAGGCCATAGTAGATGCCGTAAGTGGTGTGACGAGAGATCGCCATTATGGAAAAACAGATTGGAACGGTCGAGAATTTACAGTGATTGATACGGGTGGCTATGTGCTAGGAAGTGACGATGTTTTTGAAGCCGAAATTGACAAACAAGTAGAGCTGGCTATCGATGAGGCAGATGCAATCATATTTATGGTAGATGTAGAGCACGGTATCACAGGCATGGATGAGGACGTAGCAAAGTTATTACGACGTACTCAAAAACCTATTTTTCTAGCTGTTAATAAAGTAGATAATAACAAGCGAGCAGCAGATGCTGTTGAGTTTTATAACCTAGGATTAGGAGACTATTTTACAATTGCAGCTACTAATGGAAGTGGTACTGGTGATTTGCTAGACGCAGTTGTAGAGGCACTGCCAGAAAAAGAAGAAGAGCCAGAGACAGATTTACCTCGTTTTGCCGTAGTAGGTAGACCTAATGCAGGTAAATCTTCATTCATTAATGCACTCATAGGTGAAGATCGATATATTGTAACAGATATAGCAGGTACCACACGTGATGCGATGGACACAAAGTACAATAGATTTGGATTTGAGTTCAATCTAGTTGACACTGCAGGAATACGACGTAAAGCAAAAGTAAAAGAAGATTTAGAGTTTTACTCAGTAATGAGATCTGTTAGAGCGATTGAACATGCAGATGTCGTGATTCTTATAGTTGATGCCACTAGAGGCTTTGATGGACAGGTGCAAAATATATTTTGGCTTGCAGAACGCAACCGTAAAGGAATTGTTATTCTCGTTAATAAATGGGATTTGGTTACTAAAGAGACCAACACGATGAAAGAATTTGAGAAACACATTCGCTCTCAAATAGAGCCTTTTACAGACGTACCTATTGTTTTTATATCTGTGCTTGAGAAGCAACGTATTTTTAAAGCTATTGAAACGGCAGTAAAGGTTTATGAAAGCAAAACTAAGCGTATCAAGACAAGTGAGCTTAATGAATTCTTTCTGCCACTAGTAGAGGCGTTCCCGCCACCAGCAATTAAAGGAAAATATGTAAAAATTAAATACTGTATGCAGTTGCCCACTCCACAGCCACAATTTGCACTATTTTGTAATTTACCGCAATACTTAAAAGAAGGGTATCGTCGATTTTTAGAAAATAAATTAAGAGCAGCCTACGACTTTTCAGGTGTGCCTATTTCTATCTATTTTAGAAAAAAATAA
- a CDS encoding outer membrane beta-barrel protein, producing MKIIQILSVVGVIFTSTGLISQNFTVSGTLRDSESKQSLEAATVFLETIKDSTLITYTITNQEGFFQLEGRSQTSDARVNISFLGYENFSKIVDLKQGEISLGSIDLATAANTLGEVVLKSRAPITVKKDTLEFNVSSFKTKKDANIEDLLKELPGVEVNDAGEITVNGKPVNKILVNGKPFFGDDPTIATRNLTKEIVEKIQVTDTKTDDEAFAGEDGDQENKTINLTISEEKNKGIFGRIAAGGGTDNRFEYAGILNAFDNDRRISVLGGGNNINSAGFSFGEIRKMFGGGRSVRFNSNGSFAIDGRSFGGGQGIVNSRNIGANYTDQYTEELDASMDYFYSGANAYDETIIARENILPQGRFFSNSISRSDSNGDNHNVNTELNFKKDSTLLVNIKPSFEFANSDSRYTADEESLNEMGERINQSSTINTSNLTGRNFENRLSVTKKWGDRGSYLRARVNTEYNQQKSEDFVDSSTEIFGDNPDTIIRNQFTDGSTDLENYNLNLTYRIPLVSKKLFLDLDVGHRNQNRDRKQSTFDFDEATQQYSLFNQTLSTNFESQNLSTTPEVGMNYNSKKFNANVNVGYVFKTLENKDRLRPASDIEQDFEALEFSTYINYRFSPKMSLYANLSRRNQTPKLEQLNPFVDVSDPLNITFGNPNLSPSNAYQFYAGFNNYDFQKGGGYYFNANGSITNDAVIGKTFVDENLVRTTTFDNVDGNYNVSGGGGYSKNVKIDSLRTLKYGVGAYAVINRNINFFNGVQYASNTNSITPRINVTFTWKDLFEVRPNYNISFSKTRFGIDRFEDQEFITHNLGINTALFVPKNWEWRNDINFNYNPNIQSGFQRSAWFWNTTLAYSFAKDRATTTLKVYDVLNQNTNARRTANANFIQDVQSTVLEQYIMLSFSWKFNTLGKKGETGNGGMHFF from the coding sequence ATGAAAATAATTCAAATACTATCTGTAGTAGGGGTGATATTTACGTCTACTGGTTTGATATCACAAAACTTTACAGTATCAGGAACATTAAGAGATAGTGAGTCAAAACAATCCCTAGAGGCTGCTACTGTATTTTTAGAAACCATAAAGGATAGCACCTTAATAACATATACAATCACAAATCAAGAAGGGTTTTTTCAATTAGAAGGGCGATCACAAACTAGTGATGCACGTGTAAATATTTCTTTTTTAGGATATGAGAATTTCTCAAAAATAGTTGACTTAAAACAAGGTGAGATCTCATTAGGCAGTATAGATCTTGCTACTGCTGCAAATACGCTAGGGGAAGTAGTACTAAAAAGCCGAGCACCTATTACTGTTAAAAAGGATACTCTTGAGTTTAATGTTTCTTCCTTTAAGACTAAAAAGGATGCAAATATTGAAGATTTATTGAAAGAATTACCTGGAGTAGAGGTTAATGATGCAGGAGAAATAACAGTAAACGGTAAACCAGTAAATAAGATCTTAGTGAATGGCAAACCTTTTTTTGGTGATGATCCTACAATTGCAACTCGCAATCTTACTAAGGAGATTGTAGAAAAGATTCAAGTGACAGATACAAAAACAGATGACGAAGCCTTTGCTGGTGAGGATGGAGATCAAGAAAATAAAACAATTAATCTAACCATATCAGAAGAGAAAAATAAAGGAATCTTTGGTAGAATCGCTGCTGGAGGGGGAACTGATAATAGGTTTGAATACGCAGGTATTTTAAATGCTTTTGATAATGATAGAAGAATAAGCGTTCTGGGCGGAGGAAATAATATTAATTCTGCCGGATTTAGTTTTGGAGAGATACGTAAAATGTTTGGTGGAGGCCGTTCAGTTAGATTTAACAGCAATGGAAGTTTTGCTATAGATGGTAGAAGTTTTGGAGGCGGTCAAGGCATTGTAAACAGTCGCAACATTGGTGCAAATTATACAGATCAATATACAGAAGAACTAGATGCAAGTATGGATTACTTTTACTCTGGAGCAAACGCATATGATGAAACCATAATTGCTAGAGAAAATATATTACCACAGGGAAGATTCTTTTCAAATAGTATATCGAGAAGCGATAGTAATGGAGATAATCACAATGTAAATACGGAGCTTAATTTTAAAAAGGATTCTACATTGCTAGTTAATATTAAGCCTTCATTTGAATTTGCAAATAGTGATTCTCGATATACAGCAGATGAAGAATCTTTAAATGAGATGGGAGAAAGAATTAACCAGTCATCAACTATTAATACATCCAATCTTACTGGACGTAATTTTGAAAATAGGTTGAGTGTAACAAAAAAGTGGGGGGATAGAGGTTCTTATTTGAGAGCACGTGTGAATACTGAATATAATCAACAAAAAAGCGAGGACTTTGTAGACTCTAGCACTGAGATTTTTGGAGATAATCCTGATACGATTATAAGAAATCAGTTTACAGATGGATCAACAGATTTAGAAAATTACAACCTTAACCTTACCTATAGAATTCCTTTAGTTTCAAAAAAACTTTTTCTGGATTTAGACGTAGGTCACCGCAATCAAAATAGAGATCGAAAGCAAAGTACGTTTGATTTTGATGAAGCAACACAACAATATTCTTTGTTTAATCAGACGTTGAGTACAAATTTTGAATCTCAAAATTTAAGTACAACTCCAGAAGTAGGGATGAATTATAATTCAAAAAAATTCAATGCAAATGTTAACGTAGGATATGTTTTTAAAACACTAGAGAACAAAGACAGACTTAGACCAGCTTCAGATATTGAACAAGATTTTGAAGCTTTAGAGTTTAGCACTTATATTAATTATAGATTTAGCCCTAAGATGTCACTGTATGCTAATCTTAGTAGACGTAATCAAACTCCAAAATTAGAACAGCTTAACCCATTTGTAGATGTTTCTGATCCTTTAAATATAACCTTTGGAAATCCCAATTTATCTCCATCAAATGCTTATCAATTTTATGCGGGATTCAACAACTATGATTTCCAAAAGGGTGGAGGATACTATTTTAATGCAAATGGAAGTATTACAAATGATGCAGTCATAGGTAAAACTTTTGTAGATGAGAATCTCGTACGTACAACAACCTTTGATAATGTAGATGGTAACTATAATGTAAGCGGCGGCGGCGGTTATAGCAAAAATGTCAAAATTGATTCTTTGAGAACCTTAAAATATGGCGTGGGTGCTTATGCCGTTATAAATCGTAATATCAACTTCTTTAACGGAGTACAATATGCTAGCAATACCAATTCGATTACCCCAAGAATAAACGTTACTTTTACTTGGAAAGATTTATTTGAAGTTAGACCTAATTATAATATCTCTTTTTCTAAGACAAGATTTGGCATAGATAGGTTTGAAGATCAAGAATTTATCACCCATAATCTTGGAATTAATACAGCACTATTTGTTCCAAAAAATTGGGAGTGGCGCAATGATATTAATTTTAATTATAATCCAAATATTCAATCAGGATTTCAACGAAGTGCTTGGTTTTGGAATACAACCTTAGCTTATTCATTTGCAAAAGATAGAGCGACAACAACCTTAAAGGTTTATGACGTGCTCAATCAAAATACAAATGCTCGCCGTACGGCAAATGCAAACTTTATACAAGACGTTCAGAGCACCGTTCTTGAGCAATATATAATGCTTAGTTTTAGCTGGAAATTTAACACGCTAGGTAAGAAAGGAGAGACTGGTAATGGAGGTATGCATTTCTTTTAA
- a CDS encoding patatin family protein: MRALVISGGGSKGAFGGGVAQYLLQEMGKKYDLFVGTSTGSLLVPHLAIDNLAKIKKIYTSVNQDAIFNVCPFVVKKDKWGEQTIAIDHFSVLRNFLKGSKTFGESKKLRKLIEKTFTRADYEALKSSGKEVLVTVSNLSLHKTEYKSSKEETYEDFCDWVWMSCNYIPFMSLAKKNGCEYADGGFGSLVPIREAVERGATEIDVIILETEVTYYNNLPSTNVFSLLSNLHEFMMDRIEKQNIAIGKYAANQHEAIINFYYTPTVLTTNSLIFNKEKMKLWWQSGFDYAKHKNSELNEIKVDDEV; the protein is encoded by the coding sequence ATGCGTGCACTAGTCATTTCTGGGGGAGGAAGTAAAGGAGCTTTTGGTGGTGGCGTGGCTCAGTATCTGCTGCAAGAGATGGGCAAAAAGTATGATTTATTTGTTGGTACCTCAACAGGTAGTTTACTAGTACCTCATCTTGCTATAGATAACCTAGCAAAAATCAAAAAAATCTACACGTCTGTAAATCAAGATGCCATTTTTAATGTTTGCCCATTTGTTGTCAAGAAAGATAAATGGGGTGAGCAAACAATAGCTATAGATCATTTTAGTGTGTTGCGCAATTTTCTAAAGGGCTCAAAAACCTTTGGAGAAAGTAAAAAACTACGTAAACTTATAGAGAAAACCTTTACTAGAGCAGACTATGAAGCGTTGAAATCGAGTGGTAAAGAGGTTCTAGTTACGGTATCAAATTTATCTCTTCATAAAACAGAATATAAATCTAGTAAAGAAGAAACTTACGAAGATTTTTGTGACTGGGTATGGATGTCTTGTAATTACATACCATTTATGAGCCTTGCAAAAAAGAATGGTTGTGAGTATGCAGATGGAGGGTTTGGGAGCTTAGTTCCTATACGAGAAGCTGTAGAACGTGGCGCCACCGAAATTGATGTAATAATATTAGAAACAGAGGTTACATATTATAATAATTTACCATCTACAAATGTATTCTCTCTACTTAGTAACCTACATGAATTTATGATGGATCGTATTGAGAAACAAAACATAGCTATAGGTAAATATGCTGCAAATCAGCACGAGGCAATCATAAATTTTTATTACACTCCCACAGTACTCACCACAAATTCTCTTATTTTTAATAAAGAAAAAATGAAATTATGGTGGCAAAGTGGTTTTGACTACGCAAAACATAAAAATAGCGAACTCAATGAAATAAAGGTAGACGATGAGGTCTAG
- a CDS encoding AsmA-like C-terminal region-containing protein — translation MKKILKITGIVLLVLVLLLAASPFLFRGKLEDLLKKTINNNLTAQVEWESMDLSLFRSFPDATVIVNNFTVIPEVPFSKDTLLMGRRIQLEMGVKQLFKNASQDPIKVDALTIDDAVLNILVDKNKNTNYDITKEASQDTLATPFVFNLQQYTINNSTINYKDLSNKTHLHLTKIHHQGSGDFSAIAGELNTETMAMVSLDYDNINYLDNHELKLNAVFEMDLDQNKYTFKENTAFINQLPLEFNGYVQLVDDGTAMDIAFKTPDSDFKNFLAVIPSTYRSNLDGVQTSGDFRVSGIIKGKTTDTTIPNLDISIISNNASFKFPQLPKGVSNINLDIKVINNTGIAEETFIEINDARFMIEQDAFTTNGTLRNLTGNMLVDLAVKGTIDLSNIEKAYPVKLDTPLQGRLVTDMTTAFDMNSIEKKQYQNIKSTGVASLSNFQYATEDFPNPITVSKAQITFNTANISLNSFAAKSGTTDINATGNLQNLIPFMISDEVLKGSFKVTSNVFNLNDFVTTKTTVSTDKTLSRGNSAIKIPAFLDAYMDFKAKKVIYDNLELTNARGTLSIANEQAEIKGLNSGIFGGEAGLSGNVTSRGGKPTFSVILDLKKIDIDQSFKNLKMLQGLAPIAKALKGGLNTNINVSGDLDESFSPVLNTISGDAFAQLLTAKVNPEQMPLLKVLNSKLNFMNLSDINLDNLQTALTFSNGKVAVKPFDFDVKGIKVNVSGGHSFTNDMNYTLGLDVPAKYFGSDLGQLLSKLTEEEQEGLTVILPVTLSGKFTSPNVSVNTKAAISSLTAKIVEIQKKKVKNKAGDKINDVLGDILGNGQKKPTDTTNTSTIDPPVNTDAVIKDVAKDIIGGLFGKKKPVKEVKKDTVN, via the coding sequence ATGAAAAAAATATTAAAAATTACAGGAATAGTTTTGCTGGTACTAGTGCTACTTCTAGCAGCTTCTCCTTTTCTATTTAGAGGAAAACTAGAGGATTTACTAAAGAAAACAATAAATAACAATCTCACTGCCCAAGTGGAATGGGAATCTATGGATTTGAGTTTATTCAGAAGTTTTCCTGATGCAACGGTTATTGTAAATAACTTTACGGTAATTCCAGAGGTTCCATTTTCAAAAGACACATTGCTTATGGGGAGACGCATACAGCTTGAAATGGGCGTAAAGCAGTTGTTTAAAAATGCTTCTCAAGATCCTATAAAAGTAGATGCACTTACGATTGATGATGCAGTTCTTAATATTCTTGTTGATAAAAATAAAAATACAAATTACGACATAACTAAAGAAGCTAGCCAAGATACGCTAGCTACTCCATTTGTATTTAACTTACAGCAATATACCATTAATAACTCCACAATCAATTACAAAGATCTTTCTAACAAAACTCATCTTCATCTCACAAAAATACATCACCAAGGATCTGGAGATTTTTCAGCCATAGCTGGAGAATTAAATACAGAAACAATGGCAATGGTTTCTCTTGATTATGATAATATAAACTATTTAGATAACCACGAGCTTAAGCTTAACGCTGTATTTGAAATGGATCTTGATCAAAACAAATATACTTTCAAAGAAAATACGGCTTTTATTAATCAACTTCCATTAGAATTTAATGGCTATGTACAACTTGTAGACGATGGTACTGCAATGGATATAGCATTTAAAACTCCAGATTCTGATTTTAAAAATTTTCTAGCCGTCATTCCAAGTACCTACAGGTCCAATTTGGATGGCGTACAAACTAGTGGCGACTTTCGCGTAAGCGGAATTATAAAAGGCAAAACAACTGATACAACTATTCCAAACTTAGATATCTCAATTATTTCAAACAATGCATCCTTTAAATTCCCGCAGTTACCTAAAGGTGTTAGTAACATTAACCTAGATATAAAGGTTATCAACAATACAGGAATCGCGGAGGAAACATTTATTGAAATAAATGATGCTAGATTTATGATTGAACAAGATGCATTTACCACAAATGGAACACTGCGCAACCTCACAGGTAATATGCTGGTAGACCTAGCTGTAAAAGGTACGATTGATCTTAGTAATATTGAAAAAGCGTATCCAGTAAAATTAGACACCCCACTTCAAGGAAGGCTTGTGACAGATATGACCACCGCCTTTGATATGAATTCTATAGAAAAGAAACAATACCAAAATATTAAAAGTACTGGGGTTGCCAGCCTATCTAATTTTCAATATGCCACTGAAGATTTCCCCAATCCGATCACAGTTTCTAAGGCTCAAATCACGTTTAATACTGCTAACATTAGCCTTAACTCGTTTGCTGCTAAAAGTGGCACAACTGACATTAACGCCACAGGCAATCTTCAAAATCTAATACCTTTTATGATTTCTGACGAGGTGCTCAAAGGGAGTTTTAAAGTTACCTCAAATGTTTTTAACCTTAATGATTTTGTCACTACAAAGACAACTGTATCAACTGACAAAACTCTATCTCGCGGTAATAGTGCCATTAAAATACCTGCTTTTCTTGATGCTTATATGGATTTTAAAGCCAAAAAGGTAATTTATGATAATCTTGAACTCACAAATGCTCGAGGGACTTTATCAATTGCAAATGAACAAGCCGAAATTAAAGGGTTGAATTCTGGAATTTTTGGTGGAGAGGCTGGCCTTTCAGGTAATGTGACCTCAAGGGGAGGGAAACCTACATTTAGTGTCATTCTTGACCTTAAAAAGATTGATATTGATCAATCATTCAAAAACCTTAAAATGCTGCAAGGTCTAGCTCCTATTGCAAAAGCCTTAAAAGGTGGTTTAAATACTAATATTAACGTTAGCGGTGATCTAGACGAGAGCTTTAGCCCCGTTTTAAATACAATCTCTGGAGATGCATTTGCTCAATTACTTACAGCAAAAGTAAACCCAGAGCAGATGCCACTTCTTAAGGTTTTAAATTCAAAACTTAACTTTATGAATTTAAGTGATATCAATCTCGATAATCTTCAAACTGCCTTAACATTTAGTAATGGGAAAGTAGCTGTAAAGCCATTTGATTTTGATGTAAAAGGTATCAAAGTAAATGTATCTGGAGGTCATAGTTTTACTAATGATATGAATTATACATTAGGGCTTGATGTGCCTGCAAAATATTTTGGAAGCGACTTAGGACAACTGCTTTCTAAACTCACTGAAGAGGAACAAGAGGGCCTAACTGTTATCCTTCCTGTAACACTTTCTGGTAAATTCACATCACCTAACGTCTCTGTAAATACAAAAGCTGCTATTTCTAGTCTGACCGCAAAGATTGTTGAAATTCAAAAGAAAAAAGTTAAGAATAAAGCAGGTGATAAAATAAACGATGTTTTAGGGGATATTCTAGGCAATGGACAAAAGAAACCAACAGACACTACAAATACTAGTACTATAGATCCTCCAGTTAATACAGATGCAGTGATTAAAGACGTTGCAAAAGATATTATAGGTGGTCTCTTTGGGAAAAAGAAACCCGTTAAGGAAGTTAAAAAAGACACCGTAAATTAA
- a CDS encoding queuosine precursor transporter, protein MNPEIPLNSPRDLRTAYRVYYILGALFICALVVSNLIFQKFFTWKPFGIYNFKISVGLLPYPITFLITDLVSEVYGKQKANQMVTAGIFASLFSLIIVYVADSVPAMADSPVNDTLFSQVFGATALAVFASMTAYLFAQYIDIHIYHFWKKLTKGKHLWLRNNFSTFISQIIDTASVTGLLCVFNILEWDIFPILFTSGVLFKIIIAAIDTPFLYLGVGLLRKRFNLKKGEELIVPY, encoded by the coding sequence ATGAACCCTGAAATACCACTTAATTCCCCAAGAGATTTACGTACGGCTTATCGCGTTTATTACATACTAGGTGCGCTATTTATATGTGCATTAGTGGTATCAAATCTTATTTTTCAAAAGTTTTTTACTTGGAAGCCTTTTGGCATCTACAACTTTAAAATTTCTGTAGGATTACTTCCCTACCCCATTACATTTCTAATAACTGACTTGGTAAGTGAAGTTTACGGTAAGCAAAAGGCAAATCAAATGGTGACTGCTGGTATTTTTGCATCTTTATTTTCATTAATTATTGTCTACGTAGCAGATAGTGTCCCCGCTATGGCAGATTCACCAGTAAATGATACTTTATTTTCTCAAGTATTTGGAGCTACCGCTCTAGCAGTATTTGCAAGCATGACCGCATATCTTTTTGCCCAATATATAGACATTCATATCTATCATTTTTGGAAAAAACTAACAAAGGGCAAGCATTTATGGCTTCGTAACAATTTTTCTACTTTCATTTCTCAAATAATAGACACAGCTTCGGTAACTGGGCTTCTATGTGTTTTTAATATTCTAGAATGGGACATTTTTCCAATATTATTTACTTCTGGTGTACTTTTTAAAATAATCATAGCTGCAATAGACACTCCCTTTTTATACCTAGGGGTGGGTCTGCTTAGAAAACGCTTCAATTTAAAAAAAGGAGAAGAATTAATAGTACCTTATTAA
- the folK gene encoding 2-amino-4-hydroxy-6-hydroxymethyldihydropteridine diphosphokinase, with protein MYLSLGSNQGNTYDLLNKAVQLLFEHVGPLIKISPVYKSPAWGFEAPDFHNCVVKMSTSLSPSSLLKKTQYIEKKLGRVKSDNKGYESRHIDIDILLYGDLIVNEPNLSIPHPLMLDRKFVLQPLVDICGDEFSEVFSKTYSSIFEDCKDQSKLTRQSKWLKNPIDNIDLSSYNYIAIEGNIGAGKTSLATMISEEFNAKLILERFKDNPFLPKFYKEPDRFAFPLEMSFLADRYQQLLDDIGQYDLFKDFMCADYDRYKSLIFAQVTLQEEEFALYKRLHEMMYREMPQPDLYIYLYQNTERLLSNIKKRGRAYEKGIAPEYLEKINQGYLDFIKSQHNLNVKIIDISSLDFVENREDFLSIINKLGKGLVN; from the coding sequence ATTTATTTATCGCTAGGAAGTAATCAAGGAAACACATATGATTTACTTAATAAAGCTGTTCAGTTGTTATTTGAGCACGTGGGGCCATTGATTAAGATCTCTCCAGTGTATAAAAGTCCTGCATGGGGTTTTGAGGCTCCAGACTTTCATAATTGTGTGGTAAAAATGAGCACTTCGCTTTCTCCAAGTAGCCTCTTAAAAAAGACACAGTATATAGAGAAAAAATTAGGACGGGTAAAAAGTGATAATAAAGGTTATGAATCCCGCCACATAGATATTGATATATTACTGTATGGTGATCTTATTGTAAATGAACCTAATTTATCTATTCCACATCCATTAATGCTAGACCGTAAGTTTGTATTGCAACCACTGGTCGATATTTGTGGAGATGAATTTTCTGAAGTTTTTTCAAAGACTTACAGTAGTATTTTTGAAGATTGTAAAGATCAAAGTAAATTAACAAGACAATCTAAGTGGTTAAAAAATCCTATAGATAATATTGATTTAAGCTCTTATAATTATATTGCTATAGAGGGTAATATAGGTGCAGGAAAAACGAGCCTTGCCACAATGATCTCTGAAGAATTTAATGCTAAGCTCATTTTAGAACGTTTTAAAGACAACCCTTTTTTACCAAAATTTTACAAAGAGCCAGATCGTTTTGCATTTCCACTAGAAATGTCATTTCTAGCAGATAGATACCAGCAATTACTTGATGATATAGGCCAGTATGATCTATTTAAGGACTTTATGTGTGCAGATTACGATCGTTATAAATCACTCATTTTTGCTCAAGTTACCCTCCAAGAGGAAGAGTTTGCATTATATAAACGACTCCATGAAATGATGTATAGAGAGATGCCTCAACCTGATTTATATATTTATTTATATCAAAATACAGAACGACTGCTTTCAAATATCAAAAAACGAGGACGCGCTTACGAAAAAGGAATTGCACCTGAGTATCTTGAAAAGATTAATCAAGGATATTTAGATTTTATAAAATCACAACACAATCTCAATGTAAAGATTATTGATATTTCTTCATTAGATTTTGTAGAAAATAGAGAAGATTTTTTAAGTATAATAAATAAGCTGGGGAAAGGGCTTGTAAATTAA